From Syntrophobacterales bacterium, the proteins below share one genomic window:
- the raiA gene encoding ribosome-associated translation inhibitor RaiA — MDITISFRHISPEDEIKKYVKEKIAKLQKYVEMPLDVHAVLSLERKYRHRIDVMFIINGVVINAHEVTDDMHAAVDNIVDKLERRLTRFRDKLKKYRELRPKSGASTQTEAVSKIIAAKTVDAKPMDPEEATMQLEASGDSFMIFSDRERGNICVIYKRKDGNFSLIETQGKIL; from the coding sequence ATGGATATTACAATAAGCTTCCGACACATCAGTCCCGAAGACGAGATTAAGAAGTACGTAAAAGAAAAGATCGCGAAACTTCAGAAGTATGTTGAGATGCCTCTTGACGTTCACGCAGTTCTCTCACTTGAGAGAAAATACAGACATAGAATTGATGTGATGTTCATCATCAACGGGGTGGTTATCAACGCCCATGAAGTAACGGACGACATGCACGCTGCAGTTGACAATATCGTGGACAAGCTCGAAAGGAGACTAACACGATTCAGGGACAAACTAAAGAAGTATCGGGAATTGAGACCAAAGAGCGGCGCTTCGACGCAGACGGAAGCGGTATCTAAGATCATTGCCGCAAAGACGGTAGATGCAAAACCCATGGACCCTGAGGAAGCGACGATGCAACTTGAAGCTTCAGGGGACAGTTTTATGATATTCAGCGACCGGGAACGCGGGAATATTTGCGTCATCTATAAAAGAAAGGACGGGAATTTCAGCCTCATTGAAACTCAGGGGAAGATCCTATGA
- a CDS encoding PTS sugar transporter subunit IIA: MTIEDVLLQQCVLSDLKGTTRKEVIFELVNTLKEANLVQDAEKTVSVVLEREKLGSTGIGDGVAIPHGKLKGIKNILCAFGRSKGGVDFDAIDHNPVHIIFLLIAPEDSASLHLQMLSRISKVLRDPSLRKSLVEADKGGNLYKKVVKGVENIHRRSATA; encoded by the coding sequence ATGACCATAGAAGATGTTTTGCTGCAACAATGCGTGTTGAGTGACCTGAAGGGCACCACAAGAAAAGAAGTTATCTTCGAGCTGGTCAACACCTTGAAGGAAGCGAATCTGGTCCAAGATGCGGAGAAGACCGTAAGCGTGGTTCTGGAACGGGAAAAACTCGGAAGCACAGGGATTGGCGACGGAGTAGCCATACCGCATGGTAAACTCAAAGGTATAAAGAATATTTTATGCGCTTTTGGAAGATCGAAAGGAGGCGTCGACTTTGATGCGATAGACCACAATCCGGTCCATATAATTTTTTTGCTTATTGCTCCAGAGGACTCAGCGAGCCTGCATCTCCAGATGTTGTCCCGTATTTCCAAGGTTCTCCGGGATCCGTCTTTAAGAAAGAGTCTCGTTGAAGCAGACAAAGGAGGTAACCTGTACAAAAAGGTGGTTAAAGGAGTAGAAAACATCCATAGAAGAAGTGCTACAGCATAA